TTTCACAAAACTGTAAAATGAAACTTTtggactttttttttgatacaaCTTATGTTGCAAATAAACAAACTTCGACAATGCAATTCATACCGCCCACAACATCACGGTGATAATGCTTAGTAGAGAcgaaaattagttttattttactaatatcaCAGATGGGTATTAGAATATCGAAAGACCACAATATAGCAAATAAACTGATTATAGAAAATAAACTGATTAGTTTAACCTCTAAATCAAACCTGGACATTAGttccatataaaattttatttttttgggtaaaaagGTTTGTTCCATATATTTCTGGGCATCGTCATCATTCAGCAACAATTCCAATTCGTTCTTATTATGccaattcctttttttttcatcgTCATCAGatttataaagatttgataaaaactTGAATTGTATTAGCGAAATAAAGAGATCTGATTAATCATATTTTCATTAACCCATAAAGAGAAAAACTTCGTTACAACACTTCAATTAATCCTAGATTTCTTGATCGCAAGACTTAATCAGTACCAACAACACAACCCAGAAAAATACAATAGAAAAAAACGATTCAACCACCGAATCCGTAAAGAGTACGTCCTTGTCTCTTCAAAGCATAAACCACATCCATCGCCGTCACCGTCTTCCTCCTCGCGTGCTCAGTGTAAGTCACGGCGTCTCTGATCACATTCTCGAGAAAGATCTTCAAAACTCCTCTCGTTTCTTCGTAGATCAAACCGCTGATTCGCTTCACACCTCCTCTGCGAGCAAGACGCCTGATCGCAGGCTTGGTGATTCCTTGGATGTTGTCTCTCAGAACTTTCCTGTGTCTCTTCGCTCCTCCTTTTCCCAATCCCTTTCCTCCTTTTCCTCTTCCTGACATTCTTGAAAACTTTCTCTAGAAACAAAGAATATAACTGAGTATTGGATTCAGATTGTGAACTGGGGATAGCAGAGATGTAGAGATATATAAAGAAGACTACTAAATCGTAGCcgttcttttaccaaaaaaaaaaataatcgtAGCCGTTCAATTAAGTTTCCATTGTACGGCTAAGGATGGCGATCCGGGACCAATGAATCTACGGTTGGAAATTG
This genomic stretch from Raphanus sativus cultivar WK10039 chromosome 3, ASM80110v3, whole genome shotgun sequence harbors:
- the LOC108845868 gene encoding histone H4, which codes for MSGRGKGGKGLGKGGAKRHRKVLRDNIQGITKPAIRRLARRGGVKRISGLIYEETRGVLKIFLENVIRDAVTYTEHARRKTVTAMDVVYALKRQGRTLYGFGG